A genomic stretch from Narcine bancroftii isolate sNarBan1 chromosome 9, sNarBan1.hap1, whole genome shotgun sequence includes:
- the LOC138742637 gene encoding zinc finger protein 639-like, producing MSEHGKRKRRKSLNPSRYSGSDSTVEDEGESSPEHWTNSNDSQDLYMTVRPVNAVLKTTNKRQCGIENWSLFHDQDVKFNTYHPEQNISFSNRHQDDATESSVSDGSERQVKSPCMGILYQHKWPLRKPSCDGLYSCERCDFNTKYPLELKQHVILRHTDTLTNICPVCKREFLTCTLLHKHLQAHETEDPSACQLCTHSAENPKELGLHVADAHISESLYWCEQCDIHFCSTSDLHLHLQQHDGDEEYLCQFCEYGTDDAAELHAHVLAEHAYSLMEMNDTSEDGLHGSAGFLSKVSFDRERNFFVCQSCGYRSRLYANVNRHVAIEHARFFPYVCDDCGKGFCNTAEYDKHLNLHTSQEIYLCQYCDYSTEQITNLHAHIDMGHTAALPYKCEMCMLRFARNSELMWHLAKHKQNNELLWYQVYDN from the exons ATGAGTGAACATGGCAAACGGAAGAGGAGAAAGAGTTTAAACCCCTCTCGTTACTCAG GGTCTGATTCCACAGTTGAAGATGAAGGGGAAAGCAGTCCTGAACATTGGACTAATTCAAACGATTCACAAG ACTTGTATATGACAGTGAGGCCAGTAAACGCAGTTTTGAAAACAACTAACAAGAGGCAGTGCGGAATTGAAAACTGGAGTCTTTTTCATGACCAAGATGTAAAATTTAACACCTATCATCCTGAACAGAATATTTCCTTCTCTAATAGACACCAAGATGATGCAACAGAAAGTTCCGTTAGTGATGGTTCTGAGAGACAGGTCAAATCTCCCTGCATGGGAATTCTTTACCAACACAAGTGGCCGCTGCGAAAACCCTCCTGCGATGGACTGTACAGCTGTGAGCGTTGTGACTTTAACACAAAGTACCCCTTGGAGCTGAAGCAACATGTCATTCTCAGGCACACCGATACTCTAACTAACATCTGCCCGGTCTGCAAGCGAGAATTCCTAACTTGTACTCTGCTCCATAAGCACTTGCAGGCCCACGAAACAGAAGACCCAAGTGCTTGTCAGCTGTGCACCCACAGTGCTGAAAACCCAAAGGAGCTTGGTTTGCATGTGGCAGATGCCCACATCAGTGAGTCTTTGTACTGGTGTGAGCAGTGCGATATTCATTTCTGCAGTACCAGCGATCTTCATCTTCATCTGCAGCAACATGACGGTGATGAGGAGTATCTCTGCCAGTTCTGCGAGTATGGCACAGATGATGCTGCTGAGCTGCATGCCCATGTCCTTGCTGAACATGCATACAGCCTCATGGAGATGAATGATACCTCTGAAGATGGACTTCACGGATCAGCAGGTTTTCTCAGTAAAGTGAGCTTTGATCGGGAGCGAAATTTCTTTGTCTGCCAGTCTTGTGGTTACAGGAGCCGGTTGTATGCCAACGTCAACAGGCATGTAGCAATTGAACATGCCCGGTTCTTTCCCTACGTGTGTGATGATTGCGGCAAAGGGTTTTGCAACACAGCTGAATATGACAAACATTTGAATTTGCACACATCTCAGGAGATCTACTTGTGTCAGTACTGCGATTACTCGACTGAGCAAATCACGAACCTTCATGCACACATAGACATGGGTCACACTGCTGCTCTACCCTACAAATGTGAGATGTGCATGTTGAGATTTGCAAGGAACAGTGAGCTCATGTGGCACCTAGCTAAACACAAGCAGAACAATGAACTGCTATGGTATCAGGTTTATGATAATTAA